A single window of Kwoniella dejecticola CBS 10117 chromosome 8, complete sequence DNA harbors:
- a CDS encoding OPT family small oligopeptide transporter, translating to MPVNPREAEEYELPPLAETGSSSKLYGEGEEITQEEARLLGGGSDKLEAVDSDDDAEDDGASEYKRAAEDEEVIGKGGNVEALIARSVPSTDDPSLPTLTLRVILLGSTFCVLGACSSMVFYFKSNAPSFSQYFVILATYPLGHFLANERFIPRGKRLLGWELNPGKFSIKEAILVSVLSSSGASAAYAADILTIMDLYFDTPVGTVPSILMLLTTQCIGFGLAGTLQNLLVNPPAMYWPSTLVTVQLFTTLYSTTSSSLSNAAQVLTTKRLRVFMIIFLITMIYQFLPFLLFPTLTSVSILCLVNNESWWMRTLGSGYSGLGVANWSFDWSSIGSSGPLYTPYWALGNYFGGLVGMMWIIMPLLLLTNFWSARSFPSPVSAGLFNSSFEKFDVTSILKPDLSLDVEAYEKAKPLLLTPYFALSYALNFAALSSVLVHVWLWHRDEIKDALSKRGAELTDVHNKLMRSYRSVPSSWYIGLLGVNFGAAVLLVKTTPLQMPIWALVLAIAIATVFLVPVGIITAVSNTQIGLNVLTEFVAGVLMPGKPIGNVTFKCYGYMAMSQALALTADLKLGWYTSIPPREMFACQIMGTVLGALANYVTLESVLQSKRPYLNGSVVDPTGQWTGRSPAIFYSASIIWGAVAPAKFFSGGYEVLYLGFLVGALVPIACWWGHERWPGYKLNKVVFPIICSGASIVPQYPTNIILTSALVAILSNSYLAKKYPKTHSRYIYVISSALDAGTSMTAMSIYVLFGGVIWTWNGPRWWGNSQGDSEHCIPGT from the exons ATGCCAGTCAACCCGCGCGAGGCAGAGGAATACGAGTTACCTCCCTTAGCCGAGACAGGCTCCAGCTCGAAGCTGTAcggagaaggggaggagaTCACTCAAGAGGAAGCAAGATTACTCGGTGGTGGATCCGACAAGCTTGAAGCGGTTgacagcgatgatgatgcagaggaTGACGGAGCTTCAGAATATAAGCGagcagcggaagatgaagaggtcaTAGGGAAAGGTGGTAATGTAGAAGCGTTGATCGCTCGT AGCGTTCCATCGACGGATgatccttcccttcccaCTCTCACGCTGCGAGTGATCTTACTAGGCTCAACATTCTGTGTCCTCGGAGCATGTTCGTCGATGGTGTTTTACTTCAAGTCGAACGCACCGTCCTTCTCTCAGTACTTCGTCATTCTCGCTACATACCCTCTCGGGCACTTTCTGGCGAACGAGAGATTTATACCTCGTGGGAAAAGGTTGCTCGGGTGGGAGCTCAACCCCGGGAAGTTCAGCATTAAAGAGGCCATTTTAGTCAG CGTACTGAGCTCGTCTGGGGCAAGCGCAGCTTACGCTGCTGATATTTTGACTATTATGGACTTGTACTTCGATACCCCCGTCGGAACCGTtccttcgatcttgatgCTGTTGACCACCCAATGTATAGGCTTTGGTTTAGCCG GAACGCTGCAGAACCTCTTAGTGAACCCTCCAGCAATGTACTGGCCTTCAACTCTAGTCACCGTCCAACTCTTCACCACACTCTACTCAACCACATCGTCGTCCCTCTCAAATGCTGCCCAGGTGTTAACGACGAAACGATTACGTGTATTCATGATTATTTTCCTCATCACTATGATATACCAATTCCTCCCCTTCCTGTTATTTCCGACACTGACATCTGTCAGCATACTGTGTTTGGTGAACAACGAGTCGTGGTGGATGAGGACGTTGGGAAGTGGGTATTCCGGATTGGGAGTAGCGAACTGGAGTTTCGATTGGAGTAGTATCGGTTCTTCTGGTCCTTTGTATACACCTTATTGGGCTTTAGGCAATTATTTCGGAGGTTTAGTGGGGATGATGTGGATT ATCATGCCGTTACTGCTCCTTACCAATTTCTGGTCCGCCAGATCATTCCCTTCGCCCGTCTCGGCGGGCCTGTTCAACTCGTCATTCGAGAAATTCGACGTCACCTCTATATTGAAGCCTGATTTGTCGCTGGATGTCGAGGCGTACGAGAAAGCTAAACCTCTACTTCTCACTCCATATTT TGCTCTGTCGTACGCTTTGAATTTCGCCGCGCTATCTAGCGTACTCGTGCATGTATGGCTCTGGCATCGGGACGAGATCAAAGACG CGCTATCGAAACGGGGGGCCGAGCTGACTGATGTGCACAA TAAGCTCATGCGGTCTTATCGGAGTGTCCCGTCATCTTGGTACATAGGATTATTAGGTGTGAACTTCGGAGCGGCAG TCTTACTGGTCAAAACCACTCCTTTGCAGATGCCTATCTGGGCTCTGGTCTTGGCTATAGCTATAGCGACG GTCTTTCTTGTTcc CGTGGGGATAATTACTGCTGTCAGCAACACTCAGATTGGATTG AATGTCTTGACGGAATT CGTCGCAGGAGTATTGATGCCAGGCAAACCGATCGGAAA CGTGACATTCAAATGCTACGGCT ACATGGCAATGTCGCAAGCTCTAGCTCTGACAGCTGACCTGAAGCTTGGGTGGTACACCTCTATACCGCCTAGAGAGATGTTCGCATGTCAAATCATGGGCACGGTCCTTGGTGCTTTAGCCAACT ATGTTACGCTGGAATCGGTCTTACAATCGAAAAGACCTTACCTGAACGGATCAGTCGTTGATCCTACAGGACAATGGACCGGTAGAAGTCCAGCGATATTCTATTCGGCAAGTATAATCTGGGGCGCTGTTGCTCCTGCCAAATTCTTCAGTGGGGGGTATGAAGTGTTGTATCTGGGTTTCTTGGTCGGCGCATTGGTGCCGATTGCTTGTTGGTGGGGCCATGAACGATGGCCGGGGTATaagctgaacaag GTCGTCTTTCCGATTATCTGTAGTGGAGCTTCGATCGTACCCCAATA CCCAACAAACATCATCCTGACTTCAGCATTAGTAGCTATCCTCTCGAATTCGTATCTAGCCAAGAAATACCCCAAGACACATAGCAGGTACATATACGTCATTTCGTCCGCACTGGATGCGGGGACATCCATGACTGCCATGAGCATCTATGTGCTCTTTGGCGGGGTGATTTGGACGTGGAATGGACCGAGGTGGTGGGGCAACAGTCAGGGGGATAGTGAGCATTGTATACCGGGAACGTAG